From a single Lytechinus variegatus isolate NC3 chromosome 9, Lvar_3.0, whole genome shotgun sequence genomic region:
- the LOC121421318 gene encoding uncharacterized protein LOC121421318, whose protein sequence is MFYQFQVRSDHRDYLRFLWWKDGDYRQPVCDLRMRVHLFGASSSPGCSNFCLKQIATDHEQQFGKDVKDFVHHDFYVDDGLKSVPTAEKATDLIVRTRELCKKGGIHLHKFISNSRKVIEDVPEAQRAKDLTTKELFHNELPIQKALGVQWCVESDTFQFRLTFDPKPSTRRGILATVMSVYDPLGLLAPVILPGKLILQELCKDGADWDDPLNADLQARWEKWKNDIVKVESLSIKRCFKPNNFGAIQRVELHHFSDASSVGYGQCTYLRLINQKGDVHCALVIGKSRVAPVKTPTIPRLELTAALLSVKVSLFLKTELGLTIDKEVFWTDSRVVLGYVKNETRRFHVFVANRVKQIRDASSPSQWKYVETKDNPADKASRGIRVDQREMTKWLIGPEFLWMDDVEDEKNKDESTILPNDPEVKRSHATTKCAEKFDFERLRQFSTWHQVKRAVANCLHLKLYLQRCCQEKQKGSNKAKIAIQPLSTELLVNAEKEIIRHIQKDAFEEELRILGGIGATRKGRRLVKSKSRLHQLDPFIDTEGILRVGGRLTRVEGPFELKHPAILPQSHIIELLVAHCHAEIAHQGRGMTINHIRAKGYWILGCSHFVSKFISRCVTCHKLRQPVQSQKMADLPKDRLTPSPPFTYCGVDCFGPWTIKEGRKELKRYGLIFTCMASRAIHIETLNSMTTDAFINGLRRFVSIRGPIRQLRSDRGTNFTGAATELSKAWKEMDQTKVASILLSEGCDYLDFKFNSPASSHMGGAWERQIRSVRTILDALLHRNGHQLDDDSLRTLLCEAAAIVNSRPLAVEFLNEPNHPEPLTPNHLLTQKTKVILPPPGRFLREDVYLKKRWRRVQHLCNEFWSRWRKEFLNQLQSRKKWTRTRRNMRVGDVVIIKDDQLPGNLWPLGRIVETYESKDNRVRKVKVAVGDRKLAASGKRTTSVNYLDRPIHKLVLILPQDEQG, encoded by the coding sequence GGTGGAAGGACGGAGACTATCGACAACCTGTATGTGATCTGCGTATGAGAGTACACCTTTTCGGGGCTTCATCATCACCAGGCTGTTCAAACTTCTGCCTCAAGCAGATAGCAACAGATCATGAACAGCAATTTGGAAAAGACGTAAAGGACTTTGTGCATCATGACTTTTACGTTGATGATGGTTTGAAGTCGGTCCCTACAGCTGAGAAGGCTACTGACCTGATCGTGAGGACAAGAGAGTTATGTAAGAAAGGTGGGATACACTTACACAAATTTATCTCCAACTCTCGAAAGGTGATTGAAGATGTGCCTGAAGCACAAAGAGCCAAGGATCTAACAACCAAGGAATTATTCCACAATGAATTACCAATCCAGAAGGCATTAGGAGTACAGTGGTGTGTGGAATCAGACACATTTCAGTTTCGGCTAACATTTGACCCGAAGCCTTCAACTAGACGTGGAATCTTAGCAACTGTGATGTCGGTGTATGACCCTCTAGGTCTACTAGCTCCAGTTATTCTTCCCGGCAAATTAATTCTTCAAGAATTATGCAAAGATGGTGCCGACTGGGATGATCCCCTGAACGCTGACCTCCAAGCAAGATGGGAAAAATGGAAGAACGACATTGTAAAGGTGGAGAGTCTCTCAATCAAACGATGTTTCAAGCCCAACAACTTCGGTGCAATCCAGAGGGTAGAACTCCATCATTTCTCAGATGCCAGCAGCGTAGGCTATGGTCAGTGCACCTACTTGAGACTGATAAATCAGAAGGGTGATGTACACTGTGCTCTAGTTATTGGAAAGTCCAGAGTTGCTCCTGTGAAGACACCTACGATTCCAAGACTCGAGCTAACTGCGGCTTTGCTCTCAGTCAAAGTAAGCCTGTTTCTTAAAACGGAACTGGGTCTCACAATCGACAAAGAAGTCTTTTGGACGGACAGTAGAGTCGTACTTGGTTACGTTAAGAATGAGACAAGACGTTTCCATGTATTCGTTGCTAATAGGGTGAAACAAATCAGAGATGCTTCATCACCATCTCAGTGGAAGTATGTAGAAACCAAAGATAACCCAGCTGACAAGGCATCTAGAGGGATCAGAGTTGACCAACGAGAGATGACGAAATGGCTGATTGGCCCAGAGTTCTTGTGGATGGATGACGTCGAAGATGAGAAGAATAAGGATGAAAGCACAATTCTTCCAAACGATCCTGAGGTGAAACGCTCACATGCTACAACCAAATGTGCAgagaaatttgattttgagaGACTCAGACAATTCTCTACCTGGCATCAAGTCAAGAGGGCAGTAGCCAACTGTCTTCATCTCAAGCTTTACCTCCAGAGATGCTGTCAGGAAAAGCAAAAGGGTTCAAATAAAGCCAAGATCGCCATTCAACCTCTGTCCACCGAACTGCTTGTCAATGCTGAGAAAGAAATCATACGACACATTCAGAAAGATGCTTTCGAAGAGGAGCTACGGATATTGGGCGGCATAGGAGCTACTCGGAAGGGCAGACGTCTCGTCAAGTCTAAGAGCCGTCTACATCAATTGGATCCCTTCATAGACACTGAAGGAATTCTCAGAGTTGGAGGTAGACTGACAAGGGTTGAGGGACCATTCGAGCTTAAGCACCCTGCCATTCTCCCACAGTCTCATATTATAGAACTCCTAGTTGCCCATTGCCATGCAGAAATAGCTCACCAGGGAAGAGGAATGACAATCAACCACATCCGAGCTAAGGGATACTGGATCCTTGGTTGCAGTCACTTTGTGTCCAAGTTTATCTCCAGATGTGTGACCTGCCACAAACTTCGTCAACCAGTCCAAAGTCAGAAGATGGCTGATCTTCCCAAAGATCGGCTTACACCTAGTCCTCCGTTTACTTACTGTGGAGTGGATTGTTTTGGCCCGTGGACTATCAAAGAAGGCAGAAAAGAGTTGAAAAGGTATGGCCTCATCTTTACTTGCATGGCATCAAGAGCAATTCACATAGAAACGCTGAACTCGATGACTACTGATGCCTTCATAAATGGATTACGACGTTTCGTTTCTATACGTGGCCCTATCAGGCAGCTGAGATCAGACAGAGGGACAAACTTTACTGGTGCAGCAACTGAACTCTCAAAAGCATGGAAAGAAATGGACCAAACGAAAGTGGCATCTATTCTGCTTTCAGAGGGCTGTGACTATCTTGATTTCAAGTTCAATTCCCCAGCCTCAAGTCATATGGGAGGGGCATGGGAAAGACAGATTCGTTCAGTACGCACAATACTCGATGCATTACTGCATCGAAATGGTCACCAACTTGATGATGACTCGCTTCGTACCTTGCTCTGTGAAGCAGCTGCTATAGTCAACAGTCGTCCTTTGGCTGTGGAATTCCTCAATGAACCCAACCACCCAGAACCACTTACTCCGAACCACCTACTGACCCAAAAGACGAAGGTTATTCTGCCACCACCTGGGAGGTTTCTTCGTGAAGATGTTTACCTGAAGAAGCGCTGGAGGAGGGTTCAGCACCTGTGTAATGAGTTTTGGAGCCGATGGAGAAAAGAGTTCTTGAACCAACTGCAGTCACGAAAGAAATGGACTCGTACTCGTCGTAATATGAGAGTTGGTGATGTCGTAATCATCAAAGATGATCAGTTACCTGGAAACTTATGGCCACTTGGAAGAATCGTTGAAACGTATGAATCAAAAGACAATCGCGTTCGCAAAGTGAAGGTAGCAGTGGGTGATCGAAAACTAGCAGCATCAGGAAAGCGAACTACTTCAGTGAATTACTTAGATCGTCCGATTCACAAACTAGTTTTGATTCTACCCCAGGACGAACAGGGTTAA